gagttagaagagagaaaaagaaaataattattactcatagaaaccatgggttggaaagcagtacttttttgtgaggtatcctatgttatagaaactactgaTTTCTTTCATTGAGACTGCCCTTATAAAATAGTTTTTTATTCATCATCGATGCTTCTACATGCCTCGATGCCTGAGTTTTCTGACTCTAGCACCGCCCCATGCAATATGTTGCATCTATGCTAAATTCTTCTCTCTTCGTTTCAACATTCTCTCTCCTTATTTCAGCATCGATATTTAATACACTGTGGGCAGTCTGGCACCAAGTCTATCCGCTTGCAATTTTCATTATAGACGGGAAAAAAAGAGAGCTTTATTTGAGATTTTTTAGGCGAAGGAGTCCTCTAGTTCAGGCGCCACGTGCATGCTATACATGTCGGTATTTGTacacttttatatatatatatatatatatatatatatatatatatatatatatatggcgccACGTGCATGCTATACATGTCGGTATTTGTacacttttatatatatatatatatatatatatatatatatatatggagaggctattcaataaccggctataaaataagttattatatagccacctctatttactataattttatatactaatttataataatatcaatacatatttacgatagttgggttactgtaACACATGCGgatatttactataacgttatattaaaccacttagtaagaagttactataatctcataaattaataattatcgtaactcagagtagctatagaataagttattctgcaggaGATAGTAattctattatatatatatatatatatatatatatatatatatatatatatatatatatatatatatatatatatattattttcggCGGGCAGCTGCAACGCCGCCGTTCAGCGCAACCACCGCCGACTCGACGTGGTCCAGCAGGTAACCGTAGATCTTCTTCCTGACCCGCTCGACGGCGTCCGACTCCGGCCCCAGCCCGACGGCGGCGTCCAGCCAGTCGTTCACCCTCTTGAGCTGCCCCAGCGTCCCGGCCACGTCGCCGTCGAGCAGCCGCTCCACGTGGCCAAGAAACCACGCCCGCATCTGCTCTCCTAGCGCCCTCCGCGCCGCCTCCATCCACGACTCCTCCTCCGCGCCGGCTTCTCCAGATGGCGCCGCCCGTTGTGCCGGTGGTGGCGGCGACGCCGGGGACACGGTAGGCGACGCCGCGCCGCTGGACTTGCTGCGAGACGCCGCGGAGTATAGTAGAGAGAAGTGTGCGAGGTCAGTGGTGACTGCGGCACGCAGCCAGGCCCCGGCGGCGGCGTGACCATCTCCCTTGTCGTCGCGGGGAACTGCGGCCCCGAGCGCCCCGTGGAGGGCGAGGAACTCGTCGACGGTCTGCTGCGGCGATAGCTCGGCCACGGCGGAGGTCAAGTCTGCAAAGGCACTGTAGAAACAAGTTGAGTTCAGTAAGTTTTGATCAAATTATTTCAAATGGGGATAAAATAAAGTCTAAAATTCGATCAAATCATTTCAAGCGGTGATAAGGTAGGATGCATGCACCTGAGACATCGTAGCAAAGTCTCTGCGGCAGAGGACTGATGCAGGGCCTCTACAGCAGCAGCCTCCGCGTCATCCCTGTACCTCATGACCTCCTACATGCACACACGACCATATTTTGCAACAAGCTAGAATGTTCAGCTACATATTGAGAGGCACCAATGTTGTGGGCGAAAGCAGAACCAAGAGTCCGGACAAAGTGTTTACCAGCCCCAGGTTCTGAAGATCTGATGGTAGAGACTCCCAGCAGGCGCCGATGGTCGCGACGGATGTTTTTCTGGGAGGAGGGGAGACTGTGTCCATGTTCTTCAGTGACACACTGTTGGGAGCCTTCATATTCGTCCTTGCAGCTGCAACGCCAGGGGGGCTTCTGCTTCCCTGCGTCTCTGTTTTTGGAGTCGTGCCTAGGTTTGTCTTCGTCCTAGAGGTGGAGGTGGTCATGATCTTACTGCCTCTCTTTGGCAATGGTTTCTGTTTCTCCTCTGCTGGCAATCTTCTTGGGGCCTGAGTGGATTGTTGAACAAATCAGCAGACTCAAATATCATCTCATTAAGTCATTATATTCATTTATCGTGGCAGCTGAGATTTTTGAAGTGATCGAAATGGATCTTCTAGTTCCGTACGGTTTGACAGTGACCTCAGTGAAGTTCATCACTGGTGTGGCTTAGGCCCGTCTGACTCTAACACTGTAGCATACTGTAACACGAAGCCAGTTTTCCCTCTCCGCCTTTTTCTGTGTCACTGTAGTGATCGACGGTAGCATGCGGGGAAAGCCAGGAAAACGGCTTCTCCGGCTCCGATGAACAGTGCGAGTGTCAATGAGATGGGGAGAGGAAGAGATAGAAAACCGGCTTCGTGCTACAGTAACGCTACGGTGTTGGTGTCGGATAAGCCGGAGCCGGCGAAAGccatgccaaacggggccttaatccAGTCGGTGACAAAAGGCAGAGATTTGACACAGAACCATGAAATCTTATTAGGTACACCTAATGCCTTTTACGTTTCACTCAAAGGGAATAACCCAAAACAAATAAAGGGGATTGCTACACTAATAATTAGAAATCACTATTGAAATCCTTTTTTTATTACCCTGGTTGGAAAATCTGTTCAGATGTCCTTCTCATATAAAAGTTACATCCGTCAGCACTACAAATGTGGCAATGCATGCTAACGACAAACAAAATGGTTGACGTTAAAGAGCTAATAGTAGCACTACAGTAGTGTGGCCGCAAAGATGCCAATAGACGTAAAGCACTACTATATTGCATGTTGTTAACGTAATTTCTCAATGACAAAACTGAACATAGAAACCAGAACGTCTGTCATGTTCACccttagagagagagagaatgaaaATTTATGAACATAGCTTTTCGTAGAAGTTCTTTCTTGTGCAAACACTGTTAGAGCAAGATGCTAATTAGGATGTCTTGTCATGTCTACTTATGTAAGTGCTTGGCCTCATCATTATTCACTAGACTCAAAATGCCAGTGAGGTATGGATCTGTGAAATGTGTTATCAACCTAAGTTGACAGTTAACACTAGACTCAAATGGACCAACAACGTACACATGAGTTCCGAACATCACAGAACATTATATTCGTGCACAAATTGTGGGAAACAATTGCTTGCTAATGTAAATTCCACAGTAAATGTGAGCAGTCATCCAGTTATGTTCAAAACGGAAACAAAGAAACACTCATGAAAGACTTCATCATGCAAAGGATCGGAGACAAAGCTTCTCCATACATATTCAGAAACACAGGCCAATAAACACACTGGTTTCTGAACGACTCACCGAGCTACTTCTGGAGTGCGTCTTTGCCATGACCTTCGAGACCACAGGATTTCCGCTCGCTGCCGCCTCCTTGGCATCCAATTCAGCAGCTGTCCACCCCCAGCTCCTCCTCATTGCCTTGGGACCAGCCGGCTCCGGCAACCTCCCTGCAGGCGTCCTGCACCTCGTCCCTGATGAGGCAGAGCCCGGGCGCGCTCCACTTGCAGTCGCAGGCCTTGCCATTACCAATGCCTGCTGAGACTGAGAGTGGGAAACCAGACCCGAGCTCGCCTTTGTCGCCGACGACAGCGGAGGAGGAGCAAATCTCACCGTGGTCGCCCTCCTGCTTGCTTGCACAGCAACAGCTCCGCCGCCCTTCCTTGCCTCCTCGCCGATGCTCCTCAGAGAGGACGTCGACATGTTCAGCGAGGACGACGACTTGTTCAAGTCCAGTAGCTGGAATCGCCTGTGTGATGCTAAGTTTGATGATTTGGGCTTCTTGGATCTATCCATGTCAATTCACGCTGCTGCT
This sequence is a window from Miscanthus floridulus cultivar M001 chromosome 10, ASM1932011v1, whole genome shotgun sequence. Protein-coding genes within it:
- the LOC136488925 gene encoding uncharacterized protein, whose amino-acid sequence is MDRSKKPKSSNLASHRRFQLLDLNKSSSSLNMSTSSLRSIGEEARKGGGAVAVQASRRATTVRFAPPPLSSATKASSGLVSHSQSQQALVMARPATASGARPGSASSGTRCRTPAGRLPEPAGPKAMRRSWGWTAAELDAKEAAASGNPVVSKVMAKTHSRSSSAPRRLPAEEKQKPLPKRGSKIMTTSTSRTKTNLGTTPKTETQGSRSPPGVAAARTNMKAPNSVSLKNMDTVSPPPRKTSVATIGACWESLPSDLQNLGLEVMRYRDDAEAAAVEALHQSSAAETLLRCLSAFADLTSAVAELSPQQTVDEFLALHGALGAAVPRDDKGDGHAAAGAWLRAAVTTDLAHFSLLYSAASRSKSSGAASPTVSPASPPPPAQRAAPSGEAGAEEESWMEAARRALGEQMRAWFLGHVERLLDGDVAGTLGQLKRVNDWLDAAVGLGPESDAVERVRKKIYGYLLDHVESAVVALNGGVAAARRK